The proteins below are encoded in one region of Phaseolus vulgaris cultivar G19833 chromosome 1, P. vulgaris v2.0, whole genome shotgun sequence:
- the LOC137813764 gene encoding uncharacterized protein: protein MKRQSSAVSPSSSRRETPPEKLHAKTIGCMSGILHFISNSNARRSRRFLTFGKRQINKNSVRAAAENSPPENAKDATSHRKLSSEVPRSPTLPAEIRRTNVKPPPVENRREGPALVARLMGLEAPPAPQDSVVEKRQKLLGALQRCDEDLKALKKIIEAVRLTDPPPQSPSPAVASIGLEDKLRTVSEVKCSVINGEQQQQQPSPVSVLDEFTRSPLSPSCPSGRHSFARIQQQKQQLLKKPGEEEISSIYMYERMACESLNKKVNDEDHLVMWSSKAMIKSVDEVCRDIEWGEKRELGRIGLALQDYICKDLIEEIVRDLGCFYTLPFEACKRRLCF from the exons aTGAAGCGACAAAGCAGCGCGGTGTCGCCGTCGTCGTCGCGGCGAGAAACTCCGCCGGAGAAGCTTCACGCGAAAACAATCGGCTGCATGTCCGGCATTCTCCACTTCATCTCCAATTCCAATGCTCGTCGCTCTCGTCGCTTCCTCACATTTG GAAAGAGGCAGATTAATAAGAATTCCGTTCGCGCAGCCGCCGAAAATTCGCCTCCGGAAAATGCGAAGGACGCCACCAGCCACCGGAAGCTGTCGAGCGAAGTTCCGAGGAGCCCGACGTTGCCGGCTGAGATTCGCCGCACCAATGTGAAGCCGCCTCCGGTGGAGAACCGGCGCGAGGGGCCGGCGCTTGTAGCGAGGCTCATGGGATTAGAGGCGCCTCCGGCGCCGCAGGATTCGGTGGTGGAGAAGAGGCAGAAACTTCTCGGCGCGTTGCAGAGATGCGACGAGGATCTCAAAGCGCTGAAGAAGATAATCGAGGCCGTGCGTTTGACAGATCCTCCTCCGCAGTCACCGTCGCCGGCGGTGGCTTCCATTGGCTTGGAAGATAAGTTGAGAACGGTTTCGGAGGTGAAGTGTTCAGTGATTAACGGGGAGCAACAGCAACAGCAACCGAGTCCCGTGTCCGTGCTCGACGAGTTCACTCGTTCTCCACTCAGTCCTAGTTGCCCCTCGGGACGGCATTCATTTG CAcgaatacaacaacaaaaacaacaGTTGCTGAAGAAGCCAGGAGAAGAAGAAATCAGCAGCATTTACATGTACGAGAGAATGGCATGCGAGTCATTGAACAAGAAAGTGAACGACGAAGACCATTTGGTCATGTGGAGTAGCAAAGCCATGATAAAAAGTGTTGATGAAGTGTGCAGGGACATTGAATGGGGAGAAAAACGAGAGCTTGGAAGAATTGGGTTGGCTTTGCAAGATTATATCTGCAAGGATTTGATTGAAGAAATTGTTAGAGATTTAGGATGCTTCTACACTCTGCCTTTTGAGGCCTGTAAGAGAAGACTCTGCTTCTAA
- the LOC137815661 gene encoding uncharacterized protein, with protein MEDPEAQLAAYHTQMMLVGGSDATRCKLFMSTLAGTAMEWFMSLPDGHVTLFPQLTNLFRAQYLANQAPPSVSYDLFNVKQYQGESLKESLHRFLAQVVRLNLTKEKMMVHAFRKGILSGPFSESLIRNHPKTFAEIKHRAVAHITTKEELSEKRTCVVPTRPRAADRPQTLRVHEATTEMKAPVKEQPYQRPNTRGRGRDNAPPRHDFIVELKDLIAMPNIVERLKVPPKTDKKLGPNKNAWCEFHQEYDHPIRNCLALGHQLDELVKSSLLRDYLLEKQGTEDAATTRGGPGHEVPVHGEVHTIVGGFSSEGCTASQRRRYARTVMSVKAQRTGEAFDVDLVFTKVDLEDVFPHDNDPVVISAVTAGRKVHRVLVD; from the coding sequence ATGGAAGACCCGGAGGCCCAACTTGCGGCCTAccatacacagatgatgctaGTTGGGGGCTCCGATGCGACGCGatgcaagctgttcatgagcactctggCGGGAACAGCGATGGAGTGGTTCATGagcctccctgatggccacGTAACGTTGTTCCCGCAACTCACAAATTTGTTCAGGGCACAATACCTCGCAAATCAAGCCCCCCCGTCAGTCTCCTACGACCTCTTTAAtgtaaaacagtatcaaggAGAGTCTCTGAAGGAGTCCCTCCACCGTTTTTTAGCGCAAGTGGTGAGGTTGAACCTCACAAAAGAAAAGATGATGGTGCATGCATTTAGAAAGGGCATCTTGTCGGGACCCTTCAGCGAGTCACTCATCCGGAACCACCCCAAGACCTTCGCAGAGATAAAGCATCGCGCGGTGGCCCACATTACGACGAAGGAAGAACTTAGCGAAAAGCGAACATGCGTGGTCCCCACGCGGCCACGTGCGGCAGATCGTCCTCAAACCCTAAGGGTCCACGAGGCAACGACAGAGATGAAGGCCCCCGTGAAGGAACAACCCTATCAAAGGCCTAATACGAGGGGGCGTGGGAGAGATAATGCGCCGCCAAGGCACGACTTCATAGTAGAACTGAAAGACCTCATCGCTATGCCAAACATAGTGGAAAGACTGAAGGTGCCTCCCAAGACCGACAAGAAGctcgggcccaacaagaacgcatggtgtgagttccaccaagagTACGACCACCCCATACGCAATTGCTTAGCACTGGGACatcagctagatgagctggtgaagaGCAGTCTCCTAAGAGATTATCTGTTAGAAAAACAGGGAACCGAGGATGCGGCGACAACAAGAGGTGGCCCGGGGCACGAAGTCCCTGTACACGGTGAGGTCCACACCATCGTAGGAGGGTTCTCAAGCGAAGGTTGTACCGCTTCTCAGCGAAGGAGATATGCACGAACGGTGATGTCGGTAAAAGCACAAAGAACCGGCGAAGCCTTCGACGTAGACCTGGTCTTTACCAAGGTTGACCTAGAGGACGTTTtcccccatgacaacgatccagtGGTGATCTCAGCGGTAACCGCAGGAAGGAAGGTACACCGCGTGCTAGTAGATTAG